One region of Flavobacterium pisciphilum genomic DNA includes:
- a CDS encoding non-ribosomal peptide synthetase yields MKLTLPQQDVYFEQLMYPEDPIYNIGAKISIDGDISYEILNKAYICLIDQHDSYRSIIAQSDEETTIHLLEKHDSFLEYMDFSSEQNPDFEANKFMQQRFEVAMKLNTKELLHKFILIKVSERFHYLFSVYHHIITDGWGTSLMFQRLVRNYNEIMNHGKVISCYPYSYKDFVHDDEVYFLSESYKDDKDYWKNRFKQLQEQLFEKTGHTDKENKSQRKEIIVERSVYNQLEQTGKDLGCTTFHLILGALYLYFGRKHQNNDLTIGLPVLNRGKSVFKKTVGLFMGVSPLRIQSDPQDTFEELIRNIKQQLRQDYRHQRFPLGKLIKELGLFQENKTLFNITLSYEKQNYADHFINTETKVIPLSHHSERVALAIYIREFDQLEDVKIDFDYNVNYFNQADINRVAVHFEALLSEVIGNPKKTLSDYQYITAVEKEQLLDKFNTTQFDYDSEATLLDAFKGQVSKNPNKIALKDQEKGFTYQELDLFSDAIAFHLQKNVNKEQPAPIAVLMNRSANLVATLLGVLKSGSAYIPLDPSFPKDRLEYIIDHSEVQQIISTQDLKQSIGINREIIDIESVSNEAIDLKEEVLKNPLSKNTAYIIYTSGSTGNPKGVAISHKSLLNFLVSIQKEPKIEENDYLFSVTTQSFDISILEFFTPLIAGAGLYIASEELLSDPLAIVRVVDELKPTIIQATPSFYQMLYNAGWKGNKSVKILCGGDLLSEILSQKLLETNGELWNMYGPTETTIWSSCKKITQANEASNIGKPINNTKLYILDKSMQLLPIGSAGTIYIGGDGLAQGYFKNQELTDEKFVQSPFNQNKKIYNTGDLGRWNEKGEIEFLGRNDNQVKIRGYRIELGEIETKLNQIKDVKASVVVAQKNKEQEALLIAYVITQNKEFDPLTISNRLREELPEYMVPYAIMQLDEFPLTPNKKIDRKNLSLREIISAKTKESYKKPVTALEINLHDFYKEVLEIKEEIDITDNFFALGGHSLNAVKLINKINEKLLYQITLKNVFDYPTIYKLSNYLKDKEITGRINIERVGEKKFYKLTSSQYKIWLASQQKEKSIAYNMSAAFGINGQLDKSILDQIFKEIQQKYESLRTNFIEEKGIPCQKIKDADEISFFSDEFFHEEKEISGALKKYVNKVFDLEKDPLLRVALFYTSNGYSYLVFSTHHIIMDGWSLEILITDFLNKYRVITGEYKKNNDQLKFQFKDYAVWHENQMKLTHVKALNFWSNYLEGYTWENKISFDNIHVKEELTGVKKRFLYESVKISELNAFVNKYKISLHTLLVSAFNILIYKMYSKDDFCVGTVNSGRVHQELHNQIGMFVKTLPLRSRINPEQTILKIILQTHQDLLLINEFQDIPETIENQIKIDALLVLQNPSFDYDNIAINNELYLQILPVDEYYSRLPLLLNFVVAEENLIGDISYNAQNYTRETIELIHLKYEMLLIEIIKELNSPLKLIDIELPFEKEKAIEIDLNF; encoded by the coding sequence ATGAAACTTACACTTCCTCAGCAAGATGTTTATTTTGAGCAACTTATGTATCCTGAAGACCCTATTTACAATATAGGTGCAAAGATTTCGATTGATGGAGATATTTCTTATGAAATATTAAATAAAGCTTATATCTGTTTAATTGATCAGCATGATTCTTATAGAAGTATTATAGCTCAATCTGATGAAGAAACAACAATTCATCTTTTAGAAAAGCATGATTCTTTTTTAGAATATATGGATTTTTCTTCAGAACAGAATCCAGATTTTGAAGCTAATAAATTTATGCAGCAAAGGTTTGAGGTAGCTATGAAATTAAATACGAAAGAATTGCTCCACAAATTTATCCTTATAAAAGTAAGTGAAAGGTTTCATTATTTATTTTCTGTATACCATCATATTATTACAGATGGATGGGGAACTTCTTTAATGTTTCAGCGATTAGTGAGAAATTATAATGAAATTATGAATCATGGAAAAGTAATTTCTTGTTATCCATATAGTTATAAAGATTTTGTTCATGATGATGAGGTTTATTTTTTATCCGAAAGTTATAAAGACGATAAGGATTACTGGAAAAATAGATTTAAGCAGTTACAGGAACAATTGTTTGAGAAAACAGGCCATACCGATAAAGAAAATAAAAGTCAAAGAAAAGAAATTATTGTAGAGCGCTCTGTTTATAATCAATTAGAGCAAACAGGTAAAGACTTGGGGTGCACAACATTTCACTTAATACTTGGAGCTTTATATCTTTATTTTGGAAGAAAACATCAAAATAATGATTTAACTATTGGACTTCCTGTATTGAACAGAGGCAAATCAGTATTTAAGAAAACAGTTGGCCTTTTTATGGGAGTTTCACCATTAAGAATACAATCTGACCCGCAAGATACTTTTGAAGAGCTGATTAGAAATATTAAACAGCAATTGCGTCAGGATTATCGTCATCAAAGATTCCCTCTAGGAAAACTGATTAAAGAACTTGGTTTATTTCAAGAAAACAAAACATTGTTTAACATTACATTGTCTTATGAAAAGCAGAATTATGCGGATCATTTTATTAATACCGAAACAAAAGTAATTCCACTATCACATCATTCAGAGCGTGTTGCATTGGCTATTTATATTCGTGAATTTGATCAACTTGAAGATGTGAAAATTGATTTTGACTATAATGTTAATTATTTTAATCAAGCTGATATTAACAGAGTAGCAGTACATTTTGAAGCATTGCTTTCAGAGGTTATTGGTAATCCTAAAAAAACACTTTCAGATTACCAATATATTACAGCAGTTGAAAAAGAGCAGTTACTGGATAAATTCAACACCACACAATTTGATTATGATTCAGAGGCGACATTATTAGATGCTTTTAAAGGTCAAGTAAGCAAAAATCCAAATAAGATTGCATTAAAAGATCAGGAAAAAGGATTTACTTATCAGGAACTGGACTTGTTTTCGGATGCAATTGCTTTTCATTTACAAAAAAATGTGAATAAAGAGCAACCAGCCCCGATTGCGGTTTTGATGAATCGTTCTGCAAATCTTGTAGCTACTTTGTTGGGAGTTTTAAAATCAGGGAGCGCTTACATTCCATTAGACCCATCCTTTCCTAAAGACCGTTTAGAATATATTATTGATCACAGCGAAGTACAGCAAATTATTTCCACACAAGATCTAAAACAAAGTATAGGCATTAACAGGGAAATTATAGATATTGAATCAGTTTCAAATGAAGCAATTGATTTAAAAGAAGAGGTATTGAAGAATCCACTTTCTAAAAACACTGCTTATATTATTTATACTTCAGGATCAACAGGTAATCCTAAAGGAGTAGCAATTAGTCACAAATCATTGCTCAATTTTTTGGTGAGTATACAAAAGGAACCTAAAATTGAAGAGAATGATTATCTGTTTTCTGTTACAACACAATCTTTTGATATCTCGATACTTGAATTTTTTACACCATTAATTGCTGGTGCGGGACTTTATATTGCAAGTGAGGAACTTTTATCAGATCCTTTAGCGATTGTAAGAGTCGTAGACGAATTGAAACCAACCATAATCCAGGCAACTCCAAGTTTTTATCAAATGCTTTACAATGCTGGATGGAAAGGAAATAAGTCGGTGAAAATTTTATGTGGTGGAGATTTACTAAGCGAAATATTATCACAAAAATTGTTAGAGACAAATGGGGAATTATGGAACATGTATGGACCGACAGAAACAACAATCTGGTCAAGTTGCAAAAAAATAACACAAGCAAACGAAGCTTCTAATATTGGTAAACCAATCAATAACACAAAACTTTATATCCTTGATAAAAGTATGCAGCTTCTCCCAATCGGGAGTGCCGGAACAATTTATATTGGCGGAGACGGATTAGCTCAGGGGTATTTTAAAAATCAGGAACTCACAGATGAAAAATTCGTTCAAAGTCCGTTTAACCAAAATAAAAAAATATACAATACGGGCGATTTGGGACGCTGGAATGAAAAAGGAGAAATAGAGTTTTTAGGACGTAATGACAATCAGGTAAAAATTAGAGGATATCGAATTGAACTTGGTGAAATCGAAACCAAACTGAACCAGATAAAAGATGTAAAAGCCTCAGTGGTTGTTGCACAGAAAAACAAAGAACAGGAAGCTTTGTTAATAGCCTATGTCATTACACAAAATAAAGAATTTGATCCTCTTACTATCAGTAATAGATTAAGAGAAGAGTTGCCGGAATATATGGTCCCATATGCAATAATGCAATTAGATGAATTTCCTTTGACACCAAATAAAAAGATTGACAGAAAGAATCTCTCATTACGAGAAATAATAAGTGCAAAAACAAAAGAATCTTATAAAAAACCTGTAACAGCATTAGAAATTAATCTTCATGATTTTTATAAAGAAGTACTCGAAATTAAAGAAGAAATTGATATTACAGATAACTTTTTTGCGCTTGGAGGGCATTCATTAAATGCAGTTAAATTAATAAATAAAATTAATGAGAAACTGCTTTACCAGATAACCTTAAAGAATGTTTTTGATTATCCAACAATATATAAACTGTCAAACTATCTTAAAGACAAAGAGATTACAGGGAGAATAAATATTGAACGAGTAGGAGAAAAAAAGTTTTATAAACTAACTTCTTCTCAATATAAGATTTGGCTGGCTTCTCAGCAAAAAGAAAAATCGATCGCTTATAATATGTCAGCTGCATTTGGAATAAATGGGCAGTTAGACAAGTCGATTTTAGATCAGATATTTAAGGAGATACAGCAAAAATACGAATCATTACGAACAAATTTTATTGAAGAAAAAGGAATTCCATGCCAAAAGATTAAGGATGCTGACGAAATTAGCTTCTTTTCGGATGAGTTTTTTCATGAAGAAAAGGAAATCTCAGGAGCTCTTAAAAAATATGTAAACAAAGTATTTGATTTAGAAAAAGACCCACTTTTAAGAGTTGCATTATTTTATACAAGTAATGGGTATTCCTATTTGGTATTCTCTACGCACCATATCATAATGGACGGATGGTCTCTTGAAATTTTAATAACAGACTTTCTCAACAAATACAGAGTAATAACAGGAGAGTATAAAAAGAATAATGACCAATTGAAGTTTCAGTTTAAAGATTATGCTGTTTGGCATGAAAATCAAATGAAACTGACCCATGTAAAAGCCCTTAATTTTTGGAGTAATTACTTGGAAGGATATACTTGGGAAAATAAAATATCTTTTGATAACATTCATGTAAAAGAAGAACTTACCGGAGTAAAAAAGCGTTTTCTATATGAATCAGTAAAAATATCGGAGTTAAATGCTTTTGTGAACAAATACAAGATATCTCTTCACACGTTATTGGTTTCAGCATTTAATATTCTGATCTACAAAATGTATAGTAAGGATGATTTTTGTGTCGGAACTGTCAATTCAGGAAGAGTACATCAGGAATTACACAATCAAATAGGAATGTTTGTAAAAACACTACCATTAAGATCACGCATAAATCCAGAACAAACTATTCTTAAGATAATTCTTCAAACACATCAGGATTTACTGCTCATAAATGAATTTCAAGACATACCCGAAACAATAGAAAACCAAATTAAAATAGATGCTTTGCTTGTATTGCAAAATCCTTCATTTGATTATGATAATATCGCTATTAACAACGAACTGTATTTGCAAATATTGCCTGTGGATGAGTATTATAGCAGATTACCGCTATTACTAAATTTCGTAGTAGCCGAAGAAAATTTAATTGGAGATATAAGCTATAATGCTCAAAATTATACCAGAGAAACTATTGAATTGATTCATTTAAAATATGAGATGTTACTGATCGAAATTATTAAAGAATTAAATAGTCCGTTAAAATTAATAGATATAGAACTGCCTTTTGAAAAAGAAAAAGCAATTGAGATAGACCTGAATTTCTAA
- a CDS encoding cyclic peptide export ABC transporter, whose product MLKIKNKEILYLLLYAIPNTILTFAIVYIINNVMAGNKAFLNNYMGIVFSSILVYTYLLNVIFQKKLNKFSFNMLYENEKKIFKQILSVPLLKLEQYGSQRFYTVVEDLRTFSLLPYTVTHTINSVLMLVLCLIYMFTLSWISALIVVALIVLVGACYFIVMNTMSKKVNQLREYNDGYYKSVDDVIRGFKELKISFLRRDNLMNKFIVPNRDEAMNLDFNINYVFLSINLISQYGLYFVVSIILFVLPAFELLTREDVIAYVVIILFISGPINNIINLQQLYTRFFVANTRISNFIKDFEVSHEETESGEIKINDFNALNFRDVVFSYPSKDDESSFKLGPINLNIEKGETIFIVGGNGSGKSTFINLLTGLYKPTEGEITIDTRQQDNKAEENIQDLIAAVFTDNHLFSKNYDNYILENNKVYAELLKIMEMDKVIADDKDISTRRKFSKGQSKRMSLIFNLLEDKPVMVLDEWAADQDPHFRKYFYEFLLPKFKEEGKTIIAVTHDDAYFHLADRIIKFDYGHIVKEIKTTNKKELAENIWA is encoded by the coding sequence GTGCTAAAAATAAAAAACAAAGAGATTCTTTATTTGTTGTTATATGCCATTCCAAATACCATATTGACATTTGCAATAGTATATATTATTAACAATGTAATGGCTGGAAATAAAGCCTTCCTTAATAATTATATGGGAATTGTGTTTAGTTCTATTCTCGTATATACATATCTTTTGAATGTTATTTTTCAGAAAAAGCTCAATAAGTTTTCCTTCAATATGCTTTATGAAAATGAAAAAAAAATCTTTAAACAGATATTAAGTGTACCGTTATTGAAACTAGAACAATACGGATCACAAAGATTTTATACAGTTGTTGAGGATTTAAGAACTTTTTCCTTATTGCCCTATACGGTTACACATACAATCAATTCTGTGCTTATGCTTGTATTGTGTTTAATTTACATGTTTACACTTTCATGGATATCAGCTTTGATAGTGGTAGCTCTGATCGTTTTGGTAGGTGCATGTTACTTTATTGTAATGAACACAATGTCAAAAAAAGTAAATCAATTAAGAGAATACAATGACGGCTACTATAAATCTGTTGATGACGTTATTAGAGGATTTAAAGAGTTAAAAATTAGTTTTTTAAGACGAGATAATTTAATGAATAAGTTTATTGTACCAAACAGAGATGAAGCAATGAATTTAGATTTCAATATAAACTATGTGTTCCTGTCTATAAATCTTATCAGCCAATATGGATTGTATTTTGTAGTATCGATAATTTTATTTGTATTGCCGGCATTTGAACTCCTTACAAGAGAAGATGTTATTGCATATGTTGTAATTATTTTATTTATATCCGGGCCAATCAACAATATAATTAATCTTCAACAGCTCTACACCCGTTTTTTTGTAGCAAATACAAGAATTTCAAATTTTATCAAAGACTTTGAAGTGAGTCATGAAGAAACAGAATCTGGAGAAATAAAGATTAATGATTTTAATGCCTTGAACTTTCGTGATGTAGTTTTTTCTTATCCAAGTAAAGATGATGAATCGTCTTTTAAATTGGGTCCGATAAACTTAAATATCGAAAAAGGAGAAACCATTTTTATAGTTGGAGGAAACGGATCTGGAAAAAGTACATTTATAAATTTACTTACAGGATTATATAAACCTACAGAAGGTGAAATAACTATTGACACCAGACAGCAAGACAATAAAGCGGAAGAAAATATACAAGACCTGATTGCAGCAGTATTTACAGATAATCATTTGTTCTCTAAAAACTATGATAACTATATTTTAGAAAATAATAAAGTCTATGCTGAATTATTGAAAATAATGGAAATGGATAAAGTCATTGCCGACGATAAAGATATTTCTACACGAAGAAAATTTTCAAAAGGACAAAGCAAAAGAATGTCATTGATATTCAATTTGCTGGAAGATAAACCTGTGATGGTTTTAGACGAATGGGCAGCTGATCAGGATCCACATTTTAGAAAATACTTTTATGAATTTCTTTTGCCAAAATTTAAAGAAGAAGGCAAAACCATAATTGCTGTTACTCACGACGACGCTTACTTTCACTTGGCAGACAGAATAATCAAGTTTGATTACGGTCATATTGTTAAAGAGATAAAAACGACCAACAAAAAAGAATTGGCAGAGAATATCTGGGCTTAA
- a CDS encoding thioesterase II family protein: protein MQLFLLHFAGGSIYSFDFLKKHIKTDIQFIPLELPGRGKRSVEKLIRNKKEAVEDYFNQIIKLRNQSPFVIYGHSMGATLGLSLVSKLEHEGHFPEQIIVTGNAGPGAKEKRKITKHLLGDSEFKEELRKLGGVPEEVLLNDELYSYFSPIIRADFECLENDMSFENEIMIQTPLYAIMGHEEETSPEIENWNRFTGSRFKHKILEGNHFFIYNHPEEISKVLRSSFLKLSDA from the coding sequence ATGCAGTTGTTTTTATTACATTTTGCCGGAGGTAGCATTTATTCTTTTGATTTTCTCAAAAAGCACATTAAGACCGATATACAATTCATACCATTAGAATTGCCCGGAAGAGGAAAACGATCTGTAGAAAAATTGATAAGAAATAAAAAGGAAGCTGTTGAAGATTATTTCAATCAGATTATAAAATTGCGAAATCAGTCACCATTTGTTATTTACGGGCATAGCATGGGAGCTACATTAGGGTTAAGCCTGGTATCAAAACTAGAGCATGAAGGTCATTTTCCAGAACAAATTATTGTTACTGGAAATGCAGGACCAGGTGCCAAAGAAAAAAGAAAAATTACAAAGCATTTGCTAGGCGACTCAGAATTCAAAGAAGAGCTGAGAAAACTTGGTGGTGTCCCTGAAGAAGTTCTTTTGAATGATGAACTCTACAGCTATTTTTCTCCTATCATTAGAGCTGATTTTGAATGCCTTGAAAACGATATGTCATTTGAAAATGAAATCATGATACAAACACCTCTTTATGCTATAATGGGGCATGAAGAGGAAACTAGTCCGGAAATTGAAAATTGGAACAGATTTACCGGATCTCGTTTTAAGCATAAAATTTTAGAAGGAAATCACTTTTTTATTTACAATCATCCAGAGGAAATTTCAAAAGTATTAAGAAGTTCTTTCCTAAAATTAAGTGATGCCTGA
- a CDS encoding TonB-dependent receptor domain-containing protein, whose translation MKYKIRTRIAILILLFFSILTNVQINAQTSTKTSTQTNVSFKGTISGKVVNEKSEPMPYANVAVLDSNRKFLIAGITEANGTFEMQAPLQNIIVEVSYNDYSTFSKKLTLDNANKKAHLGEIKLQANINILNEVVVAGQKSTLSYKRDKKVFTVGKDILAQSNSALEILENIPSVTVDASGQVSLRGSSNVTVLIDGRRSGLTLNNALDQIPAINIDRVEIITNPSARYEATGSAGILNIILKKNKKDGVNGQLTLRYGVPIDSRIGSSINYKTNKFNFFATVGERYTDYKGKYSSNQVSDELGPNRNLYQFEKENRHDDGALFYGGFDYYFTDKESITLAYNINVTKDKDKSALGYNYNTGNVADSIFNRNTKSLENRSYNQIELNYLKNFDKKGRKFTIDFQYDFWDSTKDWNISTQKTIPDVENPMQLRTNNQNGNKDYVLQTDYVTPVKEKGNLEFGLKGEHRNVTNKYLAENLISDQWEVFKGLDNDLDYKETIGAAYIQYGSEWGKFNYQLGLRDEYTSVKIEDDKQEFTKSIDYNRLFPTVHLGYAFSEKAGLQLSYSKRINRPSIWDLNPFNEIKDFTYQLAGNPDLNPEYVDAYEFGANKNFEKVYLSSSIYYHRTKDVMQYYVYQDGENSFVTVPVNLDSEDKYGLEATLNYNPIKRISLYSSFNIYKFSQKGIYEGQDFDFSSQYWQFQIRAQVKLPKDLNFQGFWSYSGKIQNAQTTTAAIYYLNLSVNKSFLSNKLTVGVNAINVLDTRKEKVTTINDSYTINRISNRNGRQFTLSLLYRFAEKQFKERQIKESNRN comes from the coding sequence ATGAAATATAAAATCAGGACTAGAATTGCTATACTCATCTTGCTTTTTTTTAGCATATTAACCAATGTGCAAATCAATGCACAGACTAGTACAAAAACGAGTACACAAACTAATGTTAGTTTCAAAGGAACTATTTCGGGTAAAGTCGTTAATGAGAAATCTGAACCAATGCCTTATGCGAATGTAGCCGTATTAGACTCAAATAGAAAGTTTTTGATCGCCGGAATAACAGAGGCCAATGGAACATTTGAAATGCAGGCTCCTTTACAAAATATCATTGTTGAGGTAAGCTATAACGATTATTCTACATTTTCAAAAAAATTAACTCTGGATAACGCTAATAAAAAAGCTCATCTGGGAGAGATAAAGCTTCAGGCCAATATAAACATTCTTAACGAGGTTGTGGTTGCAGGTCAAAAAAGCACGCTTTCTTATAAAAGAGATAAAAAAGTTTTTACTGTGGGCAAAGACATCCTTGCACAAAGTAATTCTGCACTCGAAATATTAGAAAACATACCATCAGTTACGGTTGATGCTAGCGGACAGGTAAGTTTAAGAGGAAGCTCGAATGTAACAGTATTAATAGACGGAAGACGAAGCGGACTGACCTTAAACAATGCTTTAGATCAAATTCCTGCCATAAATATAGACAGAGTAGAGATCATTACTAATCCTTCTGCCCGATATGAGGCAACAGGTTCTGCCGGAATATTGAACATTATCCTGAAGAAAAACAAAAAAGATGGTGTAAATGGTCAATTAACGTTAAGATATGGAGTTCCTATAGATTCAAGGATAGGAAGTTCTATAAACTACAAAACAAATAAATTCAATTTTTTTGCCACTGTTGGAGAACGTTACACAGATTATAAAGGAAAATACAGTTCGAATCAAGTATCTGATGAGTTAGGTCCAAACAGAAATTTATATCAGTTTGAAAAAGAAAACAGACACGATGACGGAGCTTTGTTCTATGGTGGTTTTGACTATTATTTTACAGATAAGGAAAGCATTACTCTTGCCTATAATATTAATGTAACAAAAGACAAAGATAAGTCTGCATTAGGATATAATTATAACACAGGAAATGTGGCAGACAGTATTTTTAATAGAAATACAAAGTCTCTGGAAAACAGGAGTTACAATCAGATAGAACTAAATTATTTAAAGAATTTTGATAAAAAAGGAAGAAAATTTACGATCGATTTTCAATATGATTTCTGGGATAGTACCAAAGACTGGAATATTAGTACGCAAAAAACAATACCGGATGTAGAAAACCCGATGCAATTGAGAACTAATAACCAAAATGGTAATAAAGATTATGTTTTACAGACAGATTATGTTACACCCGTAAAAGAAAAAGGAAATTTAGAATTTGGTTTAAAAGGAGAGCATCGTAATGTTACAAATAAATACCTCGCCGAAAACCTGATTTCAGATCAGTGGGAAGTTTTTAAAGGACTGGATAATGATTTAGATTATAAAGAAACAATTGGAGCAGCCTACATTCAGTATGGAAGTGAATGGGGAAAATTTAACTATCAGCTAGGTTTAAGAGATGAATATACATCTGTTAAAATTGAAGATGACAAACAGGAATTTACAAAAAGTATCGATTACAATCGGTTGTTTCCTACAGTACATTTAGGTTACGCTTTTTCCGAAAAAGCGGGATTACAACTAAGTTATAGTAAAAGAATAAACAGGCCTTCGATCTGGGATCTGAATCCTTTTAATGAAATAAAAGATTTTACTTATCAACTTGCTGGTAATCCAGATTTGAATCCGGAATATGTGGATGCGTATGAATTTGGAGCCAATAAAAATTTTGAAAAGGTATACCTGAGCAGTTCCATATATTATCATAGAACAAAAGATGTTATGCAGTATTATGTGTATCAGGATGGAGAAAATTCTTTTGTTACTGTACCGGTCAACTTAGACTCAGAAGATAAATACGGACTCGAAGCTACATTGAATTACAATCCAATAAAAAGAATCAGTCTTTATTCCAGCTTTAATATTTATAAGTTCTCACAAAAAGGAATATATGAAGGACAGGATTTCGATTTTTCAAGTCAATACTGGCAGTTTCAGATAAGAGCACAGGTAAAACTGCCTAAAGATCTTAATTTTCAGGGGTTTTGGAGTTATAGCGGAAAAATTCAAAACGCTCAGACAACAACAGCAGCTATTTATTACCTGAATTTATCAGTAAACAAAAGTTTTTTATCCAATAAATTAACTGTTGGTGTCAATGCTATCAACGTTTTAGATACCAGAAAAGAAAAGGTAACTACGATAAATGACAGCTATACAATAAATAGAATTTCTAATCGAAATGGAAGACAATTCACCCTTTCACTTCTATATCGTTTTGCAGAAAAACAATTTAAAGAAAGACAGATAAAAGAGAGTAACAGAAATTAA
- a CDS encoding MBL fold metallo-hydrolase — MRVHNEDLVYIKPNLVIEPLIDNWYAWPHIVSPATAAMNITSRHLKIMKSYVQNPMIHAAAVKNPKMLGGPFIDYNGERVDEIQSLIDITTERCAKLLELNDDILELHSLLKNNAKGYALIDLYAKIPESLQGLVELVYDINNNPSFRFFEALLYETEYYDEKIQSVNLFLVLDDDSRSFVLSTPKLASPEILRLDLPFKSDKIDRLFGMSLKPKKYSEILEIFEITDEDEEILFRTFFTTEKPKEYKKYDGEGVLTRYFGHACILTETKETTILVDPIISYGYETDISRFSYEDLPEKIDYILITHNHQDHILFETLLRIRGRIGNIIVPKCGGGSIQDPSLKIMFEKIGFKNIIELGDMEVKHFPDFKITGLPFIGEHCDLDVRSKICHSIEYNDGLKMLFAADSCNIAPKLYERIHKVIGDIDVVFLGMECHGAPLSWLYGPLLPNPIQRDMDESRRLAGCNFEQAKALIDVFSAKNVFVYAMGMEPWLKHISSIKYTSESEPIVQSNQLLEYCRNKGVESERLFGEKIIEYKSEMNEVVTN; from the coding sequence ATGAGAGTACATAATGAAGATTTAGTTTACATCAAGCCTAATTTAGTAATCGAGCCGTTAATTGATAACTGGTATGCATGGCCGCATATTGTTTCGCCTGCCACAGCTGCAATGAACATCACATCGAGACATCTAAAAATTATGAAATCATATGTTCAGAATCCAATGATTCATGCGGCAGCTGTAAAAAACCCAAAAATGCTTGGTGGACCATTTATTGATTATAATGGGGAGCGTGTTGACGAGATTCAATCATTAATTGATATTACTACAGAAAGATGTGCTAAGCTATTAGAACTTAATGACGACATACTGGAACTACATAGCTTATTAAAAAATAATGCAAAGGGTTATGCTTTAATCGATTTGTATGCAAAAATACCAGAAAGTCTTCAGGGGCTGGTAGAATTAGTGTATGATATCAATAACAATCCTTCTTTTCGCTTTTTCGAAGCTTTATTATATGAAACGGAGTATTATGATGAAAAAATACAAAGTGTCAATTTATTTTTAGTTTTAGATGATGATTCTAGAAGTTTTGTTCTAAGCACACCAAAATTAGCATCTCCTGAAATTTTGAGATTAGACCTTCCGTTTAAAAGCGATAAAATAGACCGTTTATTTGGAATGTCTCTAAAACCTAAAAAGTATAGTGAAATATTAGAAATATTTGAGATAACAGATGAAGATGAGGAAATTTTGTTTAGAACATTTTTTACAACAGAAAAACCTAAAGAATACAAAAAATACGATGGGGAAGGAGTATTAACGAGATATTTTGGACATGCCTGTATCTTAACAGAAACAAAAGAAACAACAATTTTGGTTGACCCAATCATCAGTTATGGTTATGAAACCGATATTTCGAGATTTTCATATGAAGATTTACCGGAAAAAATAGATTATATACTTATCACACACAATCATCAGGATCATATTCTATTCGAAACATTATTGAGAATAAGAGGAAGAATAGGTAATATTATTGTTCCTAAATGTGGTGGAGGAAGTATTCAGGATCCAAGTTTGAAAATTATGTTTGAAAAAATCGGATTCAAAAACATTATAGAATTAGGCGATATGGAAGTTAAACATTTCCCTGATTTTAAAATCACTGGTCTTCCATTCATTGGAGAACATTGTGATCTGGATGTTAGAAGTAAGATCTGTCATAGCATCGAATATAATGATGGACTTAAAATGTTATTTGCTGCTGACTCCTGTAATATAGCCCCAAAATTATATGAAAGAATTCACAAGGTAATAGGAGACATTGATGTAGTATTTTTAGGAATGGAATGTCATGGAGCACCTTTATCATGGCTTTACGGACCATTATTGCCTAATCCAATTCAGAGAGATATGGATGAATCCAGAAGATTGGCAGGATGTAATTTTGAACAGGCAAAAGCATTGATTGATGTGTTCTCTGCCAAAAATGTATTTGTCTACGCAATGGGTATGGAGCCATGGCTAAAACACATAAGTTCTATTAAATATACCAGTGAATCAGAACCAATTGTACAATCAAATCAGCTTTTAGAATATTGTCGAAACAAAGGTGTAGAATCAGAAAGATTGTTTGGTGAAAAAATAATCGAGTACAAATCTGAAATGAATGAAGTCGTAACAAATTAG